In a genomic window of Aggregatimonas sangjinii:
- a CDS encoding DUF2141 domain-containing protein, translating to MAQFDLTVTITNIKSTDGKISVAVYDNSKDFLKFDKVFKAVSAPAEKGSASIVIEDLPKGTYALAAFHDQNNNDKLDTNFLGIPKEPLGFSIGKLKTFGPPSFSECSFSVTSDKEISIPLSN from the coding sequence ATGGCACAATTCGATCTTACCGTTACCATTACCAATATAAAATCGACTGATGGAAAAATCAGCGTAGCCGTGTATGACAATTCCAAAGATTTTCTGAAGTTTGATAAAGTTTTTAAGGCCGTCAGTGCTCCCGCTGAAAAAGGAAGTGCCAGCATCGTTATTGAAGACCTCCCCAAAGGTACTTATGCCCTCGCTGCCTTTCATGACCAGAACAATAACGATAAACTCGATACAAATTTTTTAGGTATTCCCAAGGAACCACTTGGATTCTCCATCGGTAAATTAAAGACCTTTGGACCGCCCAGTTTCAGTGAATGTTCGTTTTCAGTTACTTCGGATAAGGAAATCAGCATTCCACTTTCCAACTAG
- a CDS encoding S41 family peptidase: MRIFSTLATLFITLSTFAQGTQLLREPTVSDEAIVFVYANDLWKTSLNGGQAMRLTSNKGYESSPHFSPDGKQIAFTAEYDGNIDVYVIPSEGGEPKRLTFHPSGDFVQGWTPEGDVLFRSGREAKPTLTDRFYSVPVKGGLPTAIDLPNAAFGEISPDGKHIAYVPLRAWDAEWRNYRGGQAVPIWILNRETKELTTIPQTTKERHLDPVWLNNKVVYYLSERDFASNIWSFDTETGKEDQITFHKKFDVKSLDAGGNHMVYEQGGYLHLLNPQTGEAKQLSITVNGDMNFARPRWEAVNAGQLSNANISPTGKRAIFEHRGEIFTVPKENGTWRNLTNSSGVADRAPVWSPKGDKIAWFSDKNGEYELAVSDQDGGNHKYYTLPDPTFYFQPDWSPDGNYIAYSDTDYSIWVIDLRSGNTEKIATDNYAHPNRTMNPVWSPDSKWIAYPKQLKSHFKAIFGYNIKTNQTVQLTDGMADAISPVWDENGKYLYFLASTNYGLQSGWLDMSSYDTNLTRSLYAIVMSKTDSAPNLPKTDEEELKKEESSDKDKKKGKKNKKAEDTESEPVTVKLDAENIFNRTVAMKLDERNYVSLAKGPKNTIFVAESVPNEKGFKVHKYDIEKMKAEEYAAEVSEMVVSFDRKNILLNQKGAWLLSATDAKPDASKDNLPIAIKVEIDPTQEYRQIFKEGWRFMRDFLYVDNVHGAPWDTIYEWYAPWVAHVRHRSDLNYLVDILSGEVSIGHSFVYGGDFPDIEEVPIGLLGADLSLENGYYKIDKIYNGENWNPDLYAPLAQPGINIKEGDYIIAINGKELSESTNPYDVLAQTAGREITITVNAAPSLEGGTDVLIKPIASERGLRTYDWMEGNRRKVDELSNGKLAYVYVPNTGGGGFTSFNRYYFAQQDKKGVIVDERNNGGGSAADYMIDVMSRELFGYFNSRTETNRPWTTPIAGIWGPKVMLINANAGSGGDLLPYMFHAKKIGPLVGTRTWGGLVGTWDTPNFIDGGRMVAPRGGFYDIDGKWAVEGVGVSPDIEVIQEPKAVLQGKDPQLERGVQEALRLLETDEFEMKPEPAAPIKWKRPVGYEKD; this comes from the coding sequence ATGAGAATTTTTTCTACACTTGCCACTCTTTTTATTACGCTATCGACTTTTGCCCAAGGCACGCAACTGCTACGCGAACCCACTGTTTCTGACGAGGCGATTGTCTTCGTTTATGCCAATGACCTTTGGAAAACTTCATTGAACGGTGGGCAGGCCATGAGATTGACCAGCAATAAAGGGTACGAATCTTCTCCGCATTTCTCACCGGATGGCAAGCAGATTGCCTTTACCGCCGAATACGATGGTAATATAGACGTCTATGTTATTCCTTCTGAAGGTGGTGAGCCTAAAAGACTTACCTTTCACCCAAGTGGCGATTTCGTACAAGGGTGGACGCCCGAAGGTGACGTTTTATTCCGTTCCGGAAGAGAAGCAAAACCTACACTTACCGATAGATTTTACAGTGTGCCTGTGAAAGGTGGTTTGCCAACGGCCATCGATTTGCCCAACGCCGCATTCGGTGAAATTTCACCCGATGGGAAGCATATTGCCTATGTGCCATTGCGAGCGTGGGATGCAGAATGGCGCAATTATCGAGGAGGGCAGGCCGTACCGATTTGGATATTAAATAGGGAGACGAAGGAATTGACGACCATACCCCAAACAACCAAAGAACGTCATTTAGACCCCGTGTGGTTGAACAATAAGGTTGTTTATTATCTCTCGGAAAGGGATTTTGCAAGTAACATTTGGTCGTTCGATACCGAGACCGGAAAGGAAGATCAGATTACGTTTCACAAAAAGTTCGATGTGAAAAGTTTGGATGCCGGTGGGAATCATATGGTTTATGAACAAGGGGGCTATCTGCACCTATTGAATCCGCAAACGGGTGAAGCAAAACAATTGAGCATTACCGTAAACGGTGACATGAATTTTGCCCGCCCACGATGGGAGGCCGTCAATGCCGGTCAATTATCCAATGCCAATATATCACCGACCGGGAAACGCGCCATTTTCGAGCATCGTGGAGAGATTTTTACCGTACCCAAAGAGAACGGTACCTGGCGAAATCTAACGAATTCTTCCGGAGTTGCCGATAGAGCCCCGGTCTGGTCCCCCAAAGGAGATAAAATCGCTTGGTTTTCCGATAAAAATGGGGAATACGAATTGGCTGTCTCCGATCAGGATGGAGGCAATCATAAATATTACACCCTGCCCGATCCTACATTTTATTTTCAACCTGATTGGTCCCCCGATGGCAATTACATTGCTTATTCCGATACCGATTATTCAATTTGGGTTATCGATTTGCGGTCCGGGAATACGGAAAAAATAGCAACGGATAACTATGCACACCCGAATCGTACGATGAATCCCGTTTGGTCGCCGGATAGCAAATGGATTGCCTACCCGAAACAATTGAAAAGCCATTTTAAAGCTATTTTCGGATACAACATCAAAACAAATCAAACCGTTCAACTAACCGATGGTATGGCCGATGCGATCAGCCCTGTTTGGGATGAGAACGGCAAATACCTGTATTTTTTGGCCAGTACTAATTATGGCTTACAGTCGGGCTGGTTAGATATGAGTTCGTACGATACCAATCTTACGCGCAGTCTATATGCAATTGTAATGTCCAAGACAGATAGCGCTCCGAACCTACCAAAAACCGATGAGGAAGAATTGAAGAAAGAAGAATCGTCGGACAAGGATAAAAAGAAGGGCAAAAAGAATAAAAAAGCGGAAGATACCGAATCAGAACCCGTTACGGTAAAATTGGATGCCGAGAACATTTTCAACCGTACCGTAGCCATGAAATTGGACGAACGTAATTACGTGTCACTTGCCAAAGGACCTAAAAACACCATTTTCGTTGCAGAGTCTGTTCCCAATGAAAAAGGATTCAAGGTACACAAGTACGACATCGAAAAAATGAAGGCCGAGGAGTATGCTGCCGAAGTTTCGGAAATGGTCGTTTCTTTCGACAGAAAGAACATCCTATTGAACCAAAAAGGCGCTTGGCTACTTTCAGCTACCGATGCTAAGCCCGATGCCAGCAAAGACAACTTGCCCATAGCCATTAAAGTAGAGATAGACCCAACACAGGAATATCGGCAAATATTCAAGGAAGGCTGGCGCTTTATGCGTGATTTCCTTTATGTAGACAATGTACATGGTGCGCCATGGGATACCATTTATGAATGGTATGCCCCTTGGGTAGCGCATGTGCGACATCGCTCCGATTTAAATTATCTGGTCGATATTCTTAGTGGAGAGGTTTCCATCGGGCATTCATTTGTTTACGGAGGTGATTTTCCCGATATCGAAGAAGTACCTATCGGACTTTTAGGGGCGGATTTATCCCTTGAAAACGGTTATTACAAAATCGATAAGATATACAATGGCGAAAACTGGAACCCCGACCTGTATGCTCCTTTGGCACAACCGGGAATCAATATAAAGGAAGGCGATTATATTATTGCCATCAACGGAAAAGAACTTTCGGAAAGTACAAATCCTTATGATGTATTGGCGCAAACCGCGGGTAGGGAAATCACGATTACCGTGAATGCGGCCCCAAGTTTGGAAGGAGGTACGGATGTACTCATCAAACCGATTGCAAGCGAGCGGGGATTAAGAACGTACGATTGGATGGAAGGCAACCGAAGAAAGGTAGATGAACTGTCGAATGGGAAATTAGCCTATGTGTATGTGCCCAATACCGGAGGGGGCGGCTTCACTTCTTTTAACCGATACTATTTTGCCCAACAGGACAAGAAGGGCGTCATCGTTGATGAGCGCAATAATGGTGGCGGTTCGGCTGCCGACTACATGATCGATGTGATGTCTCGCGAACTCTTCGGCTATTTTAATAGTAGAACCGAAACAAATAGACCTTGGACGACCCCGATCGCAGGAATTTGGGGACCAAAAGTAATGTTGATCAATGCAAATGCCGGTTCTGGCGGCGATTTGCTGCCGTATATGTTCCATGCCAAAAAAATCGGACCCTTGGTGGGCACCCGTACTTGGGGCGGACTCGTAGGTACTTGGGATACGCCCAATTTTATCGATGGAGGGAGAATGGTCGCACCTCGAGGGGGCTTTTACGACATCGATGGGAAGTGGGCCGTAGAAGGTGTAGGCGTGTCTCCGGATATTGAGGTGATTCAAGAACCAAAGGCGGTATTGCAAGGTAAGGACCCACAATTGGAAAGAGGGGTTCAGGAAGCCTTACGGCTGTTGGAGACCGACGAATTTGAAATGAAGCCTGAACCAGCGGCTCCAATAAAATGGAAGCGTCCCGTCGGCTATGAAAAAGACTAG
- a CDS encoding nuclear transport factor 2 family protein encodes MNTQEIATKLVNWCKEGDFEKPYQELYSPKIVSIENDGKGENGIAEGFEGVQKKGEWWKENFEVHSTEVSEPIVADNWFSVKFNMDTTHRPSGHRSNMSEIAVYEVKEGKIVKEQFFYDEDN; translated from the coding sequence ATGAACACACAGGAAATCGCAACTAAATTAGTGAACTGGTGCAAGGAAGGGGATTTTGAAAAACCCTATCAGGAACTCTATAGTCCAAAAATAGTAAGTATCGAAAATGATGGGAAAGGCGAAAATGGTATCGCCGAAGGTTTCGAAGGAGTTCAGAAAAAAGGAGAATGGTGGAAAGAGAATTTTGAGGTACACAGCACCGAGGTTTCAGAGCCTATCGTAGCGGATAATTGGTTCTCGGTAAAATTCAACATGGATACCACACATAGGCCATCAGGGCACCGTTCAAACATGTCCGAAATCGCAGTTTACGAAGTAAAGGAAGGGAAAATCGTGAAGGAGCAGTTTTTTTATGACGAAGACAACTAA
- a CDS encoding TetR/AcrR family transcriptional regulator codes for MARIEEFDRDTVLLNAMNVFWEKGYNGTSMQDLVERTGLNRSSIYNSFGSKLELYQHTLKHYQKSSGVHFQRALMKAKNPLEAIRFIFEGFLPEIISDPGNKGCFSMNCMAEMGNQDQDIEKWLMDTQRHTLSLFKDLIADGQAQGTINSDQDSTAYAYHIFNAFQGFRMTGILVKDRKVLQQIIDNAIKVIT; via the coding sequence ATGGCTAGGATTGAAGAGTTTGACAGGGACACCGTATTGCTCAATGCAATGAACGTATTCTGGGAAAAGGGATACAACGGCACCTCTATGCAGGATTTGGTGGAGCGAACCGGCTTGAATCGTTCGAGTATCTATAACTCCTTCGGCTCCAAACTTGAACTTTACCAGCATACCCTGAAGCACTATCAGAAAAGTAGTGGGGTGCATTTTCAGAGAGCACTGATGAAAGCAAAAAACCCTTTGGAGGCGATCCGTTTTATTTTCGAGGGCTTTTTGCCCGAAATTATAAGTGACCCGGGAAATAAAGGCTGTTTTTCAATGAACTGCATGGCAGAAATGGGAAATCAGGATCAGGATATCGAAAAATGGTTAATGGATACTCAGCGACATACCTTATCCCTCTTTAAGGATTTGATCGCCGATGGGCAGGCACAAGGCACTATCAATTCAGACCAAGATAGTACAGCATATGCCTATCATATTTTCAATGCTTTTCAAGGTTTTCGAATGACCGGCATTTTGGTAAAGGATAGGAAGGTATTGCAACAAATCATAGATAACGCGATTAAGGTAATTACCTAG
- a CDS encoding SDR family oxidoreductase: MNRFKDKVVVISGGNSGIGLETVKGFLQEGAKVVFSGRRQEALDEVSETLSGDFKTVLADQAKPGDNKKLIDEAVGAYGKIDVLFANAGVAFFAPADQIDEDHFDMQFNINIKGPMFLVKHAIPNLKDGGTIIFNTSIVHQKGFDGGSVYSATKGALRAYNRVLTTELAPRQIRVNSIAPGPIGTPIYDKMDMPKEAVDAMGEAFAANVPLKRFGESKEIADAVLFLASSEASYINGIELSIDGGMSQV, translated from the coding sequence ATGAATAGATTTAAAGACAAAGTAGTTGTGATTTCGGGTGGAAACTCCGGAATCGGATTGGAAACCGTGAAGGGTTTTTTACAGGAAGGTGCCAAAGTGGTATTCTCGGGGCGTAGGCAGGAAGCCTTGGACGAGGTGTCGGAAACCTTGTCAGGAGATTTCAAGACGGTGCTGGCAGATCAGGCCAAACCCGGCGATAACAAAAAATTGATTGATGAAGCCGTAGGCGCCTACGGTAAAATAGACGTGCTTTTTGCAAATGCCGGTGTCGCTTTCTTTGCTCCGGCAGACCAAATTGATGAAGACCATTTTGACATGCAGTTCAATATCAACATCAAAGGCCCCATGTTCTTGGTAAAACACGCGATTCCGAATCTGAAAGATGGGGGAACAATTATTTTCAATACCTCCATAGTGCACCAAAAAGGCTTTGATGGTGGGTCTGTGTACAGTGCTACCAAAGGAGCGTTGCGCGCCTACAACAGGGTGCTGACCACTGAATTGGCCCCTCGTCAAATACGTGTAAATTCGATTGCACCGGGACCCATAGGTACTCCGATTTACGATAAAATGGATATGCCCAAAGAAGCGGTGGATGCCATGGGAGAAGCCTTTGCGGCCAACGTACCATTAAAACGTTTCGGAGAATCGAAGGAGATTGCCGATGCGGTCCTGTTTTTGGCTTCCAGTGAAGCAAGCTACATTAACGGAATAGAGTTATCCATTGATGGTGGTATGAGTCAGGTGTAA